A part of Drosophila bipectinata strain 14024-0381.07 chromosome 3L, DbipHiC1v2, whole genome shotgun sequence genomic DNA contains:
- the LOC108126241 gene encoding neuropeptide-like 3 — translation MYKLVVFFALFAMVAARPGYLEAGPLLHSYSAPAIIHEPALDKVGAIIKTIPSAVSHQSISQVHSSAHIIQPIVAPVLKTYTAPIIKTYAAPALHTTLLSPSWAGHGWAPSW, via the exons ATGTACAAGTTG GTGGTGTTCTTCGCTCTCTTCGCCATGGTGGCTGCCCGTCCGGGTTACCTGGAGGCCGGACCCCTCCTCCACAGCTACTCCGCCCCGGCCATCATCCACGAGCCAGCCCTGGACAAGGTGGGCGCCATCATAAAGACCATTCCCAGTGCCGTCTCCCACCAGAGCATCAGCCAGGTGCACAGCTCGGCCCACATCATCCAGCCCATTGTGGCCCCAGTCCTGAAGACCTACACCGCCCCCATCATCAAGACCTATGCCGCCCCAGCTCTGCACACAACCCTGCTCTCGCCCTCCTGGGCCGGTCACGGTTGGGCCCCGTCCTGGTAA
- the LOC138926297 gene encoding uncharacterized protein, with protein MHIVFKIIFISSLCVICSVGSFLQDTFEVAKRNGNFTAIMYSNFFYLYGSSGNPTNKSTDATQLPTYDSPDDDEPDYEPGFKQERKVFMKTFGGALKQLNDSEDSSTAKPLVMKLLPILGSYQGTMKDSLKTTTDMGIPATPVKVSRKKTNDAEKPNTTMPNKAQTSLYLRESTDSEDKTQTETTSNPKYANKFSNYVFLSAYDDDRETNSTDKGNRSSTILTPVLKTGIPDI; from the exons ATGCACATTGTCTTCAAG ATAATATTCATTAGTTCGTTGTGTGTCATCTGCAGCGTCGGTAGCTTTCTTCAGGACACCTTTGAAGTTGCCAAGCGGAATGGCAACTTCACTGCAATTATGTATTCAAACTTCTTCTATTTATATGGCTCCTCTGGAAATCCCACAAACAAATCAACCGATGCGACACAGCTTCCTACCTATGATTCTCCAGATGACGATGAACCCGATTATGAACCCGGCTTCAAACAGGAACGCAAGGTTTTTATGAAAACTTTCGGCGGGGCTTTGAAACAATTAAACGATTCGGAGGACAGTTCCACTGCCAAGCCGCTCGTTATGAAGCTGCTACCCATCTTAGGCTCTTACCAAGGAACCATGAAGGACTCTTTAAAAACCACCACCGATATGGGCATCCCGGCTACTCCTGTGAAAGTGTCCCGAAAAAAGACAAATGATGCCGAAAAGCCAAACACCACCATGCCCAATAAGGCTCAAACCTCATTATATTTAAGGGAATCTACCGATTCAGAAGATAAAACTCAGACCGAAACTACCTCTAATCCCAAATATGCCAATAAGTTTTCCAACTACGTTTTCTTAAGCGCTTACGACGATGATCGAGAAACAAACTCTACCGATAAAGGAAATCGGTCTTCCACTATTCTGACTCCCGTCCTAAAGACCGGCATTCCCGATATTTGA
- the LOC108126218 gene encoding pupal cuticle protein C1B, whose protein sequence is MFFIQFSGDPKIKITQAAPCDVTLFNIRSLNIKDSQTPHPLSVNFVRFSSTTQTNKQKSLKMFKLVVLSALFAVAFARPGHLYESPVVYAAPATTTIVQEPYLAKVGAVVKSVPSAVSHQSQSVVHSSAHIVEDVVAPVVKTYSAPVVTSYVAPAPIVKTVAAAPLVHTAYSAPVVHTSYAAAPVLKTIATPVVYNAGW, encoded by the exons CTGCGCCGTGTGATGTGACTCTGTTTAATATCCGTAGTCTGAATATAAAAGACAGTCAGACCCCGCATCCATTATCAGTCAACTTTGTTCGCTTCAGCAGCACAACACAGACCAACAAACAGAAATCCCTCAAAATGTTCAAATTG GTGGTGTTGTCTGCTCTCTTCGCCGTAGCTTTCGCTCGTCCCGGTCATCTCTATGAGTCTCCAGTGGTCTACGCCGCCCCGGCTACCACTACCATCGTCCAGGAGCCATACCTGGCCAAGGTCGGTGCCGTGGTGAAGAGCGTGCCCTCAGCGGTGTCGCACCAGAGCCAGTCGGTGGTCCACAGCTCCGCCCATATCGTCGAGGATGTGGTGGCCCCAGTGGTCAAGACCTACTCCGCTCCCGTGGTCACCAGCTACGTGGCCCCCGCTCCCATTGTGAAGACCGTTGCCGCTGCTCCTCTGGTGCACACCGCTTATTCCGCCCCCGTGGTTCACACTTCCTACGCCGCTGCCCCAGTCCTGAAGACCATCGCCACTCCGGTCGTCTACAACGCCGGCTGGTAA
- the LOC108126132 gene encoding cuticle protein 38, which translates to MFKLFVFTALLAVAAAKPGHLAAAPLVYSAPATTYVQEAGLAKVGAVVKSVPTAVSHQSVTQVHSTPVVEEVVAPVVKTTAVHTAAPVVAAAPVVAAAPLVKSVAPVAYSAPVAYSAPLTYSAPLTYSAPLSYSAPLTYAAPAPLLHNAPLTYAASAW; encoded by the exons ATGTTCAAGCTG TTCGTTTTCACCGCTCTGCTGGCCGTTGCTGCCGCCAAGCCCGGTCACCTGGCCGCCGCTCCCCTGGTCTACAGCGCCCCCGCTACCACCTACGTCCAGGAGGCTGGCCTCGCCAAGGTCGGTGCCGTGGTGAAGAGCGTGCCCACCGCCGTTTCCCACCAGAGCGTCACCCAGGTGCACAGCACCCCCGTCGTGGAGGAAGTGGTGGCTCCCGTGGTGAAGACCACAGCCGTCCACACCGCAGCTCCCGTGGTGGCCGCCGCTCCCGTCGTCGCCGCTGCCCCTCTCGTCAAGAGCGTGGCCCCCGTCGCCTACTCTGCTCCTGTGGCCTACTCCGCTCCTTTGACCTACTCCGCCCCCCTGACCTACTCAGCCCCCCTGTCTTACTCCGCCCCTCTGACCTACGCCGCTCCCGCTCCCCTGCTGCACAACGCTCCCCTCACCTACGCCGCCAGTGCCTGGTAA
- the LOC138926268 gene encoding larval/pupal cuticle protein H1C: MFKLVVLSALLAVAAARPGHLLESPVVYAAPAATTIVQEPVLAKVGAVVKSVPTAVSHQSQSVVHSSAHIVEDVVAPVIKSTPVVSYAAAVPAPVVHTAYAAPAPVVHTSYAAAAPVLASSYAAVAPVAHVAASSPLTYTATGVW, translated from the coding sequence ATGTTCAAGTTGGTGGTATTGTCTGCTCTCCTCGCCGTAGCTGCTGCCCGTCCCGGTCACCTGCTGGAGTCCCCGGTGGTCTATGCCGCCCCGGCTGCCACGACCATCGTCCAGGAGCCGGTCCTCGCCAAGGTGGGTGCTGTGGTGAAGAGCGTGCCCACTGCCGTTAGCCACCAGAGCCAGTCGGTGGTCCACAGCTCCGCCCATATTGTGGAGGATGTGGTGGCCCCCGTCATCAAGTCCACCCCGGTGGTGAGCTACGCCGCCGCTGTTCCGGCCCCCGTCGTCCACACCGCCTACGCCGCCCCTGCCCCCGTGGTGCACACCTCCTATGCCGCTGCTGCTCCCGTCCTGGCCAGTTCTTACGCCGCTGTGGCTCCTGTTGCCCATGTGGCCGCTTCCTCCCCGCTGACCTACACTGCCACCGGTGTGTGGTAG